GGATAACAGCACCACCGAAAGCGAAACGGCCTTGAGCGGCGACATCATAACGGCCGCCGCGCCCCAGGACGAAACCCAGTCGGGCTCGCCCGCCGTGGCCGGCTTTGCCGAGCTGGTGCGGGTGTACGGCACCTGCGGTACCCGCACCTACGTGGCCGCCACCCGCACGCTCACCATCGATTTTGGGCCCACCAATTGCCTGTGCCCTGACGGGCGCTACCGCCGCGGCCAGATTGTGGTGCGCTTCACCGGCGCCAACCTCGCGCGCCACTCGGGTGCCGTCGTTACGCGCGAAAACTACTTCGTGAACGATAATCAGCACACGGCCACCCGCACTTTTGCCGACCTCGGCAATGGCTCGTTTTCGGTAGACGTGGCCAATGGCGGCATCATTTACGCCAACAATGGCGGCACCTGCACCTGGACGGCCCACCGCGACTACACCCGCACCGCCGGCTACGGCACGCCCCAGGTATCCGACGACGTGTACAGCGTAACCGGCCAGGCGGCGGGCACCAACCGCAAGGGCGTCAGCTACACGGCCACCATCACCAAGCCCCTCATTAAGCGCGGCGACTGCTACAAATACTACGTGGCCGGTACCGTGACGCTGGCCAACGACAAGGGCAGCACCCTCGTGCTCAACTACGATCCCAGCGGCTCGCAGGCCTGCGACAACTCCGCCAGCGTGACGGTAGGGGCCTGGACGAAGATGATTACGCTGCGCTAACCGCCAGTATTCCAACAAAAAAGCCCCGCCAACTGGCGGGGCTTTTTTGTTGGAATACTGGCGGTTAGCCGGGGCCCTACCGCGTGCCACGGTGACGGCTCGGGCGGTGCGGTTTCATCTTGTGGGTGCCCGAGTGGTGGCCAAATAGGCTGAATTTGCGGTGGGGGCTGCCCCCGCCGTGGTAGTAGGTGTACACCGGGCGGTGATTGCCGGGCGTGGGGTAGCGGTGGCGCAGGGGCGCGGCCGACGCATCGGGGGTAGCCAACCAGGCGCACGACGCGCAAAAAAGCAGCAGCAGAAAACGAGGCATGAGGCGGACGATTGGGATGAGAACGAAAAAGGAAATAAGGCCGGCATTAGGCCCGCTTCCTAAACTACAGGGCGGGAGAAAATATTGCCTATCAAGGCTCATCTACTAAAATACCGTGCCAAACCGGGGCCCGGGACGAAGGCCCTGCGGTTTGAGGTTTCTTTGTGGGCATGAAATACTTGGTGCTTCCGGCCGCTGTGGCCGGCAACTTGTTGGTGATGGCCTGCCAAACGCAAAAAACACTGACCGCCGCCGGTCCCGCGCCGGCCCCCACGTCTGCCGCGGTGTGGCACTCCGACGCCTATACCGTGCTGCGCGACGCCGTGGTGCAGGGCCCCTACCGGGCCACGGCCGCCTCCGCCACGGCCCTGACATCCAACTACCACAGCCCAGCCCGGGCCTTGAGCCCGCGCATCGCCTTCAAATTCAGCCTCAACGGCAAGGACAACGAGCTGCCGGCCGGCCAAAACCACAGCTTCGTGGCGCTACGGGGCCCCGGAGCGGCGGGCACGGGGGCCCTGGAAACGCCGGTCATCGTGTTCGGCCAGCCGGGGCCCGAAGCCGCCGCGGTGCCCGATGGCGCCACGCTGGCGCCGGGCACGTCGGTGAAGATTCGGCTTGATTTGCGGCCCGTGCTGGCGGCGTTTCAGAAGGACGGGTTTTACACCAACTTCAAGGGCGAAAAGATTTACCAGCAGGACCTGAAGCACGTGCTGGTGGCCGGCGACGTGGCCCCGCTGAGCTGGGATTTTGACAACCTGGTGAACAAGCCCGAATTGGAACTGCACGACCCCAACGGCACTGGCATCTACGAAACCACGCTGGTACTGAACGCGCCTGATGCTGCCAAAACCACCGCCCAGGAGTGGCACCAGACCATTAAAACGGACGATTTCCCGCAGTATTCTTCCGAGTATCCGCTGGCCGATGCCCTCTACAACCTAGCTTTGGAGGAGGCCCGCCGCGCCGTGGAGCCCGACAGCACTTTCCGCACCGGCAAGGAGTGGGCGGGCGTGTGGACGCGCGACATCAGCTACTCCATCCTCCTGGCGCAGGCCACGTTGCAGCCGCGCTCGGCCATGAAAAGCCTGCTCCGCAAGGTGTCGCCCCAGGGCCGCATCATCCAGGACACGGGCACGGGCGGGGCCTACCCGTGCTCGACGGACCGCGTGATTTGGGCCGTGGCGGCCTGGGAAATCTACAAGGTGACCGGCGACGAGGCCTGGCTGCGTAAGGTGTACCCCATTGTGCAGCAGTCCATTGCCGACGATGTGCAGAACGCCTACAACCCCGAAACTGGCCTGGTGCGCGGCGAGTCGTCGTTTCTGGACTGGCGCGAGCAAACCTACCCGCGCTGGATGCAGCCGGCCGACATTTACCAGAGCGAGAACCTGGGCACCAACGCCGTGCACGCCCAGGCCAACACCGTGCTGGCCGCCATGGCCCGCCAGCTGGGCCACCCCGAGGTGGCCGCCGTTCACGAGCGCTTGGCCAACCAAATCCGCCACGGCGTGAACCAGTACCTGTGGCTCGAAAAAGCCGGCTACTACGGCCAGTTCCGCTACGGGCGCGTGTTCGGCAGCGTGTCGCCGCGGGCCGAGGCCCTGGGCGAAGCCCTGAGCGTGTGCTTCGGCGTGGCCGACGCGACAAGGGCCAAAACGGTGGTGGAACGCACGCCCACCGTGCCGTTCGGCGTACCCTGCATCTACCCCCAGATTCCCGGCATCCCGCCCTACCACAACGACGCCGTGTGGCCCTTCGTGCAGAGCTTTTGGGCCCTGGCCGCCGCCCAAACCGGCAACGACGCCTCCCTCACCGAGAGCATGGCCGCCATTTACCGCCCGGCGGCGCTGTTCCTTACCAACAAAGAGAACTTCGTGGCCAGCACCGGCGACTTCGCCGGCACCCAAATCAACTCCTCCAACATGCTCTGGAGCCTGTCGGGCAGCCTCGGGCTGGTGTACAAGGTGCTGTTCGGCATGCACTACGAAACCGACCGGCTAGTGTTCCGACCGTTTGTGCCGCAGGCTTTTCAGGGCCCTCGCAAGCTGACGAACTTCCGCTACCGCGGGGCGGTGCTGGATGTGGAAATGAACGGCTTCGGTAATGAAATTCAGACTATTACGCTCGACGGCCAGCCGCTGCCCGACGCGGCCGTGCCCGCCACCCTCACCGGCCGCCACGCCCTGCGCATCGTGCTGCGTAGCCAGGCTCCGGCCGCCGCGCCCGTCAACCGCGTGGCCAACCGGTTTTCGCCCGAAACGCCGCAGGTCACCTACGCCAAAAACCGCCTCAGCTGGGCCCCCGTGGCCGGCGCGAAAAGCTACAAAGTGCTGAAGAACGCCCAGGTCATCACCGCCAACGCCAACCCGGCCACCGGTTGGCCGGTGCCCACGGCCGCCTTCGCCGAGTACCAGGTGGTGGCCGTGGACGCCCAGGGCCTGGAGTCGTTTGCCAGCGAGCCGGTGGCCGTAGCCGGCGAAGGCGTGGGGCCCCAGTTGGTGCCGCTCGTCACGGTGGCGCCCAAGTCGAAGCTGCCCTACCAGGGCTTCACGGGCGCGGGCTTCGTGGAAACCAGCACCACCAAAAACGCCGCCCTGGCCATTCCCGTCACGGTGCCCGAGGCCGGCCTCTACGCCCTCGATTTCCGCTACGCCAACGGCAACGGCCCGATTAACACCGAGAATAAGTGCGCCATCCGCACGCTGCGCAGCGGCGCGGGGGCCCTGCTCGGCACCGTGGTGCTGCCCCAGCGCGGCACCGGCGAGTGGTCGAACTGGGGCTTCACCAACCCCCTCCTGGTGCGCCTCGAAAAAGGCAAAAATACCCTGCGCCTGGCCCTGGAGCCCGCCAATACCAACATGAACATCGCCGTGAACCAAGCCATGCTCGACTACCTGCGGGTGCAGCGGGTGCAGTAAATAAGGTGTAAAGCGGGATCTCAATAACTGTCATCCTGAACGCAGTGAAGGATCTGGGGACAGCCGAACGGCACGCAGTAATCAATGATTTATTGCGAATCGTTCGGCTATCCCCAGATCCTTCACTGCGTTCAGGATGAAAGGGTTAGGCTGCTGTCCAATGGTTCACTGCGTGCTGTTCCGCTGCCCCAGATCCTTCATCTCTGCTTGATGCGCAGAATGTTCAGGATGACGGTTCCTGTTATCACAACTACCGCTAGCCCCACCTAGGGCCCCACCACGGGCAGCGTCAGCCCCGAGGGGTGGGCGGCGTCGTGGTAGAGGCGGATGGTAGCCTTCTGGAAATCCGCTGCTTTGGCGGTGGAGATGTTGAGAAACTGCTGCGGGTTGCGGTCCACGAGCGGGAACCAGGTGCTTTGCACCTGCACCATCAGGCGGTGGCCTTTTTTGAAGGTGTGGAGCACGTCGGGCAGCTCGTATTTTACTTCGGTGGGCTGGTTGGGCACGAAGGCGGTGGGGTGCTCGAAGCTCTGGCGGAAGCGGCCGCGCATCACCTCGGCGCGCACCAGGCGCTGGTAGCCGCCCATCAGCAGCTCGTCGGGGTTGGGCACGGGGGCGGGCGCGTCGGCGGGCAGCACGTCGATGAGCTTCACCACGAAGTCGGCGTCGGTGCCGGAGGTGCTCACCCACAGGTCGGCGGCCAGGGGCCCCGCCACGGTCAGGTCTTCGGCCAGCGGCTCGGTTTGGAACACCAGCACGTCGGGCCGCTGAGCGGCGAAGCGCTGGTCCTCAATCACGTACTCGTTGTTGCGGCCATCGGCCACGCCGGCGGTGTAGGGCACGGGGTGGGCCGGGTCGCTCACGTATTCTTCCGGTTTCTCGTTGGCCGCGGGCGCGGCGAAGGCCAGGCGGCCGCCGGCGCCTGCGTAGGCGGTGCGGCCCGCGGTGGCCTTGGGCGGCCAGGCCGGGTAGGTTTGCCAGGCGTTGGTGCCGGTGTTGAACACTGTGGCTTCGGCGGGGTTGAAGGCGCCTTTGTCCTTCAGGTAGTGATTGAAAAATGGGGTTTCCAGCGTTTGGCGGTAGTACTGGGCGGTGTTGGTGCCGAAGTTTAGGGGCCCGAAGGTGGTCCAATCGGGCCGGCTCCAGGCGCCGTGGGTCCAGGGCCCCATCACGAGGCGGTTGGTGGCGCCGGGGTTCTGCTGCTCAATGGCTTTGTACGTGTGCAGGGCCCCGAATAGGTCCTCGGCGTCGAACCAGCCGCCCACCACCAGCACGGCGGGCCGCACGCCCGTCAGGCGCGGGCGGATGTTGCGCGCCTGCCAGTAGGCGTCGTAGGTGTCGTGCTGCAAGTACTCGTTCCAGATGCGGGCGCGGCCGTTGAAGTACTGCGGCGCGTTGGCGTTGGCCAGGGGCCCCAGGTTCAGGAAAAACTGGTAGGCGTCGGCCGGCTGGGCCTTGAACAGGGCCTCGTACTTGGGCACCGGCTGGGGCCGCGGCACGTCGAAAAAGTTGGTGAAATCAAAATTATCCAACAGGAAAAACGCCCCGTTGTGCCGGGCGTCGTCGCCCATAAACTCGTCCGTAACCGGGGCCTGGGGCGATACCGCCTTGAGGGCCGGGTGGGCCGTGGGCAGGCTGGCCGTGGCATAAAAGCCGGGGTACGAAATGCCCATGATGCCCACGCGGCCGTTGTTGTTCGGCACGTTTTTGAGCAGCCACTCGATGGTGTCGTACGTGTCGGTGCTCTCGTCGTGGGGGGCGAGCTGGCCTTGGGGGCCCCGGCGCCGGGCCTTGTTGGAGGCCGCGGTGGGCAGGGCGGGCGTCATTTCCTCGAACTGCCCCTCGCTCTGGTAGCGGCCCCGAACGTCCTGGTACACAAAGATGTACTGCTCTTCCGACAGCTCGCGGCTGGGGCCGGGGCCCCGCGAGCGGTAGTTTTCTTCGCCGTAGGGGCCCGCCGAGTAGGGCGTGCGCGTCATCAGAAATGGGTAACGGCGGCCGGGCGCGGCATCAAGCGGCACATACAGCACAGTGTAAAGCTTGGTGCCGTCGCGCATCGGCACCTGGCGGTCGAGCTTGCGGTAGTGCTGCCGCACAAACGCCGAATCCTGGGCGGGGGTGGGGGTCGTGGGGGCTGGGCCGGGGGCGGGTGTGTGGACCGGCGTTTGGGCGGCGGCGGGGCCAGCCGCGGCGGCCAGCAACAGCGCCGCAAGGGCAAAACGAGTCATGGGAAACGGGGGAAAAGCGAACGGGGCCCCAAGTACGGCTCCAGCCGCTGTTGGAACCATGAAACGCCCGCGCCGCCGCGCGTGTTGGGCCAGCATGTGTGACCACCAAAAGCCCGCCGCCAACCTCAAACGCTTCCTCGTGTACCTCGCCGTCGGCGTGGTGGTGCTGCTACTCGGCTACGGGCAAGCAGCGGCTGGGGCGGCTTGAGAATTGAACCCTCAAGGGTCCGTTTGGACGCGCTGGTAAAGTGAAACCGGCCGTCATGCTGAACGCAGTGAAGCATTTCGCGTAGCTAACCGATAGATTGCTGCTAGATTGCTGCCGCGGGAGAGACGCTTCACTGCGTTCAGCATGACGGCCGGTTTTGACGCATCACGGTGTTTCCGTTCAGCGTAGCAGCCTGCTTTGCCTGCGCTATTCCGCCACCTCGACCGATGCATCGGCGTGCGTGGGGGCCTCGTAGGTGTCGGCGTACTTGAAGTCTTCGAGCCAGTAATCCGAGGCGATGACGTCGAACACTACGCTGGTGGCGGTTTTTTCGCTGGGCGTGATTTGCCAGAGGATGGACGGGGCCTCAACGAAGGTGGTGCCGGCCAGCTGGTCGCCGAAGAGGCGGTGCAGCAGGGCGCTGTCGGACAGGCCGGGGGCCAGCAGGCGCAGCAGCGGGGCGGCCGGGTTCTCGTCGAATACAGCCAGGTCGGCACCGTCAGCGGCAGTCACTTTCACCTTGAATTCTACTGCCTGCGGGTGCGGGAATTTGCCGTTGTAGGCTTCGTAGAGCAGTTGGGTGGCGTTGAAAAAGCCTTCGTGCAGCTCCAGGCGCGGGTTTTCTTCCCACAGCTTCTCGGTTTGGAGCTGGTGGGCGAGCTGGTCAATCTGGCCTTCCTTCAGCTCGTCTTCGAATAGGTACTCGAGCACGATTTTGGCGGCATCGGCGGGCTCCTGGTCGGTGATGGACATCAGGCACATGGCCTTCAACTCGGCGGCGTCGATTTCGTCGGGGTTGTCGTAGGCCATTTTGGTCAGCAGGGCCTTGTAGTCGGTGTTGTCCCAGGCGGCGGGCAGCTCGGCGAGGTGCTGGAAGGAGAGGCGTTCGACGGTGAAGTTTTGCATTGGGAAAGAATAAGGAGCGAATAAGCTGGCCCTGTTTACGGCAAACGCCTGGCAACAACCGAAATCCCGCGGCCTTTTTCCCATTGGCCCCGCCCGCCGCCGGCCCGGCAACCGCGCCAAAAACCGCCGGGGCCCCACCGTTTGCCCCGCCGCGCCGTTGGCTTATTCGGCCAAAAACTTTCACCTTTCGCGGCCCGCGCCCGGCGCGCGTGGGGCCCCGGCGGCGGCGCCGTTTCTTTGGGAAACTTCCCCAGTTAGCCACCCCCTTTGCATGGATGCCCAACTTGCCGCTGATGATTATTCAGCCCCGCCCATTGTGTACGTCGAAGAGCAGGCGCTGCTGAGCACCGGCCGGTTTGTGGCCCTGTGCGCGGCCACAGGCGGCGTGTACGCGCTGTGGTGGCAGTACAAAACCTGGCGGTTTTTCAAGCAGTGGGAGCAGAACGACACCTGGCCCGTGGCGCGCACCCTGTTCAGCATTTTCACCGTCTACGGCCTGCTGGTGCGCATCAAGGAGCTGGCGCGGCGCGCGGGGGCCCCGGCTGGCTTTTCGCCCGGCAACGCCGCCAGCGGCTACGTGGTGCTGAGCCTGCTCGCGCGCCTGCCCGACCCGTTCTGGCTGGTGTCGCTGGGGGCCTTTGGCTTCCTCGTCTCGGGCTTCGACGCCTTCAACCGCACCCTGCCGCGCCTGAATGGCGTGCCGCTGCGTGAGCCCACCGGCTTCAGCGGCCGGCAGCTGGTGCTGCTGGTGGTGGGCGTGGTGTTTTGGGGCATGGTGCTCATCGGCCTGACGTTGCCCGACGATGGCCGGATGTAGCTTGGACTCGCAGCGTCCAAGCTACCTGCTGGGGGCCCTAGTGCCCGCCGGTGCTGGTGCCGCCGGCCTTGGCGGGCAGCTGGGCCAGTAGCTCGCGGACGGCGGTGTCGAGCTGCGCGTCTTTGCCTTGGTAGCTGGCGCCCACGGGGTTGCTCACGGGCACGTCCACGGGGCGGGGGTTCATTTCCATAATTTTGCCGTCGCGCACGGCCCGGATGGTGCTGCCGGGCAGGCGCAGACTGGAGCCGTCGAGCAAGGAAATATTGGAGGTGAAGATGATCCAGCCGCCGGTGGGCTCGCCCACGATTTTGCCCAGCTGCCCGGCCCGGTAGCCCTCGCTGAAATCCTCCGCGTCGGAGAGCGAGTGCTGGTTGGTGACGAGCACCGTGGGCAGCTCCAGGGCGCGCTGGCCCAGGGCCCCGCGGGCCAGCACGGGCCGCGGCTGGCTGCGGCTGCTCATGGTGAGGTAGCTGCGGCGCGTGAGCACGTCGATGGCGTACACGTTCACGAAGCCGCCGTTGTTGTTGCGCACGTCCACCACCACGCCGTCGCGGCCCAGGTTCTCGGTGTCAAGGTCGAGGTACAGCTGCGCCAGGGCCCCGGCCGACATATCAAACATGTGCACGTAGCCCAGGCGGCCGCCGCTGGCCTTGGCCACGTAGGCGCGGCGCTCCTCCACCCACTGGCGGTAGTCGAGGGCCTTTTCGGTGTCGCGGCTCAGCGGGCGCACCACCACGTCGCGGGCGGTAGCGGGGGCCCCGGCGGGCGCGGTGCGGCAGTTTTTCCGGCCTTTGGGCGCGGCGGCGGCCGGCTGCAAATCGGCCGATGTGGCGGCGGTAGCGCTGCGCACGCGCAACGTCACGCGGCGGCCCACCTTGTATTGCAGCAGCTCGTCGAGGTTGGTGCGCGGGCCGATGGGCTGGCCGTCCACGGCCAGCAGCTCGTCGCCGGGGCGCAGGCCGGCCAGGGCCCCGGCGCCCAGCGGCAGCACCGCCACAATGCGCAGGCGGCCACTCTGCTCGTATTCCGCGGCGTCGAAGCGCAGGCCGAGGCGGCCGGTGGCGGGCGGCACCGCCCCGCCGGCGGCCGGCGCGGGGTTCATGCCCGAGTGCGAGGCGTTTAGCTCGCCAATCATCAGGTTGGTCAGGCGGCGGGCCTCGTCGGGCGTGCGGGCCCCGGCCACCAGCGGCGCGAATTGGGCGCGCTGGGCGGCCCAGTCCACGCCGTTGAAGGTCGAGTCGTTGAAGAAGTCGCGCAGGCGCGTCCAGGCCTCGTCGAACACGGCCATTTTCTCCTGCTCGAAGTCCACGTCCATCTCCGCCGTCACGGCCACGGTGCGGGGCGCGGGGCCCTTCGCGGCTTCCAGCGGCACCACTTTGATAACGCCCTGGTCCAGGTAGTAGATTTCCTTGCTGTTGGGGGCAAACTGGGCGTCGCGCTTGGCGCCGGTGGTGGAGGTAAGCTGGCGCACCACAGCCGGCTCCTTGCTCAATTCATCGAGCGGGAAAACGTACAGGTTTGTCTGCCCGGCGGCCGAAGCCGTGAGCAGCAGCCACTTGCCGTCGGGGCTGATGGCGTGGCTGCCTACGTTCACGCCCACCGGCAGCAAGCTCAGCCGCCGCCGAATGTCGGCAAACACGATGCTGACCGGGGCCCCATTCCGCCCGCTGCGGCCGCCGGCCGGGGCCCCCGCGCCGCCTTTCGCACCGGCCGAATCGACGCCCGGCAGCGTGGCCGGGCGCTTGGGGCTGGCGGGCTTTATTACCGGGTCGGTGTTGCGGCCGGGCAGGCCGGGGCTGGGGGCAGGCTGCTCCCGAAACAGGTCGCGGAACTGGTCCTCGCGGAAGCGCGGGGTGCGCGGCTGCAAGTCCACGCGGGCCAGCTGGGCGTCCTCCGTGCGCTGGCCGGTGTCGAAGAGCAGGTACTTGCCGTCGGGGCTCCACGAGAGGGCGTTGCTGTTGCCGTTGCCCAAGAAGCTCACCGCCTGCGCCTTGCCGCCCGCCGCCGGTACCACCGACACGTTGGTGAAGCTGCGCGTGCCACCGCTCATAAACGCCAGCCAGCGCCCGTCGGGGGCCCAGGCCAGCGGCCGGTCGGCACTCAGCGGGGGCCGCCCAAACTGGCCGGTGGCCACCAGGCGCTCCTGCCCGGTGGCCAGGTCCAGCACCCGCAGCTCGCGGGCGTCGCGCTCGAACGCCAGCTGCTTGCCATCGGGCGAAAAGCACGGAAACGCATCGGCGCGGGCGGCGTTGGTGAGGCGCGTTTCCCGGCCGGTGCCGAAGTCGTAGCCGTAGAAGTGGGCCGGCCCGTCGCGCTCCGAAGTGTACACCACGCGGCTGCTGTTGGGAGCCCACACCACGTCGGATTCGGCCGTGGGCGTGGCCGAGAGCCGGGTGGCTTCGCCGCCATCAGCCGCCGACGCGGCAAATACCTCGCCGTGCGCCACGAAGGCCACCTTGGTGCCGTCGGGCGAGAGGGCCAGGCCCTGCCAGCGGTCGGTGTAGCGCAGGCGCTCAACGGCCGGGCCGGCCGGGGCCCCGCGCCGCCGCACGGGCACGGCGCGGGCCCGGCCGGTGGCGGGGTCGAGGGTCCAGAGCTGGAAGTTGCGCTCGAAGGCAATGAGCTGGCCATCGTAGGAAATGCTGGGCCACAGCACCCGCCCGTCGGCGAAGGTGGTGACGGCGTGCGCCGCGGCGGGGCCCCCGGCCGGGTTCAGGGCCCAGATGTTCTCGGGCCCGTTGCGGTCCGATACGTAGTAGAGCTGCTGGCCGCCCGCGCCCCACATCGGCCAGAGCTGCTTGGCGCCGCCGGGCGTCAGGGCCTCGTAGGTGGGGGCCCCGGGGCCCTCGCGCCGCAGCCAGATTTCGGACTCGTCCAAGTGGCTGTGGCCGTGGCGCCACCATTGGCTGGCCGCAATGCCGCGCGCCGCAAACGCCACGCGGCGCCCGTCAGGGCTGGGCGCGGCGTAGAACTCGTTCACGTAGCGGTCGGCGCTCACGGGCGTGGGCGTGCCCCCGGCGGCGGGCAGCCGGTACAGGTCGTTCATGCCGGCAATGTCGTGGCTGGTGGAGCTGTAGTACAGCCACTTGCCATCGGCCGACCAGTTATCGAGCTGGTCGGGCGCGTCGTCAAACGTGAGGCGGCGCAGCTCCCCGGTTTCCAGGGCCAGCACGTACACATCGC
This genomic stretch from Hymenobacter sp. PAMC 26628 harbors:
- a CDS encoding S41 family peptidase; its protein translation is MKTLFLPLLLALPPLGAPAAPAPAPVPVPYFSEPAVSPDRQELAFVSGGDIWTVPVAGGEARLLVAHPATESRPLYAPDGRSVAFVSTRTGNGDVYVLALETGELRRLTFDDAPDQLDNWSADGKWLYYSSTSHDIAGMNDLYRLPAAGGTPTPVSADRYVNEFYAAPSPDGRRVAFAARGIAASQWWRHGHSHLDESEIWLRREGPGAPTYEALTPGGAKQLWPMWGAGGQQLYYVSDRNGPENIWALNPAGGPAAAHAVTTFADGRVLWPSISYDGQLIAFERNFQLWTLDPATGRARAVPVRRRGAPAGPAVERLRYTDRWQGLALSPDGTKVAFVAHGEVFAASAADGGEATRLSATPTAESDVVWAPNSSRVVYTSERDGPAHFYGYDFGTGRETRLTNAARADAFPCFSPDGKQLAFERDARELRVLDLATGQERLVATGQFGRPPLSADRPLAWAPDGRWLAFMSGGTRSFTNVSVVPAAGGKAQAVSFLGNGNSNALSWSPDGKYLLFDTGQRTEDAQLARVDLQPRTPRFREDQFRDLFREQPAPSPGLPGRNTDPVIKPASPKRPATLPGVDSAGAKGGAGAPAGGRSGRNGAPVSIVFADIRRRLSLLPVGVNVGSHAISPDGKWLLLTASAAGQTNLYVFPLDELSKEPAVVRQLTSTTGAKRDAQFAPNSKEIYYLDQGVIKVVPLEAAKGPAPRTVAVTAEMDVDFEQEKMAVFDEAWTRLRDFFNDSTFNGVDWAAQRAQFAPLVAGARTPDEARRLTNLMIGELNASHSGMNPAPAAGGAVPPATGRLGLRFDAAEYEQSGRLRIVAVLPLGAGALAGLRPGDELLAVDGQPIGPRTNLDELLQYKVGRRVTLRVRSATAATSADLQPAAAAPKGRKNCRTAPAGAPATARDVVVRPLSRDTEKALDYRQWVEERRAYVAKASGGRLGYVHMFDMSAGALAQLYLDLDTENLGRDGVVVDVRNNNGGFVNVYAIDVLTRRSYLTMSSRSQPRPVLARGALGQRALELPTVLVTNQHSLSDAEDFSEGYRAGQLGKIVGEPTGGWIIFTSNISLLDGSSLRLPGSTIRAVRDGKIMEMNPRPVDVPVSNPVGASYQGKDAQLDTAVRELLAQLPAKAGGTSTGGH
- a CDS encoding CocE/NonD family hydrolase, which encodes MTRFALAALLLAAAAGPAAAQTPVHTPAPGPAPTTPTPAQDSAFVRQHYRKLDRQVPMRDGTKLYTVLYVPLDAAPGRRYPFLMTRTPYSAGPYGEENYRSRGPGPSRELSEEQYIFVYQDVRGRYQSEGQFEEMTPALPTAASNKARRRGPQGQLAPHDESTDTYDTIEWLLKNVPNNNGRVGIMGISYPGFYATASLPTAHPALKAVSPQAPVTDEFMGDDARHNGAFFLLDNFDFTNFFDVPRPQPVPKYEALFKAQPADAYQFFLNLGPLANANAPQYFNGRARIWNEYLQHDTYDAYWQARNIRPRLTGVRPAVLVVGGWFDAEDLFGALHTYKAIEQQNPGATNRLVMGPWTHGAWSRPDWTTFGPLNFGTNTAQYYRQTLETPFFNHYLKDKGAFNPAEATVFNTGTNAWQTYPAWPPKATAGRTAYAGAGGRLAFAAPAANEKPEEYVSDPAHPVPYTAGVADGRNNEYVIEDQRFAAQRPDVLVFQTEPLAEDLTVAGPLAADLWVSTSGTDADFVVKLIDVLPADAPAPVPNPDELLMGGYQRLVRAEVMRGRFRQSFEHPTAFVPNQPTEVKYELPDVLHTFKKGHRLMVQVQSTWFPLVDRNPQQFLNISTAKAADFQKATIRLYHDAAHPSGLTLPVVGP
- a CDS encoding MGH1-like glycoside hydrolase domain-containing protein, yielding MKYLVLPAAVAGNLLVMACQTQKTLTAAGPAPAPTSAAVWHSDAYTVLRDAVVQGPYRATAASATALTSNYHSPARALSPRIAFKFSLNGKDNELPAGQNHSFVALRGPGAAGTGALETPVIVFGQPGPEAAAVPDGATLAPGTSVKIRLDLRPVLAAFQKDGFYTNFKGEKIYQQDLKHVLVAGDVAPLSWDFDNLVNKPELELHDPNGTGIYETTLVLNAPDAAKTTAQEWHQTIKTDDFPQYSSEYPLADALYNLALEEARRAVEPDSTFRTGKEWAGVWTRDISYSILLAQATLQPRSAMKSLLRKVSPQGRIIQDTGTGGAYPCSTDRVIWAVAAWEIYKVTGDEAWLRKVYPIVQQSIADDVQNAYNPETGLVRGESSFLDWREQTYPRWMQPADIYQSENLGTNAVHAQANTVLAAMARQLGHPEVAAVHERLANQIRHGVNQYLWLEKAGYYGQFRYGRVFGSVSPRAEALGEALSVCFGVADATRAKTVVERTPTVPFGVPCIYPQIPGIPPYHNDAVWPFVQSFWALAAAQTGNDASLTESMAAIYRPAALFLTNKENFVASTGDFAGTQINSSNMLWSLSGSLGLVYKVLFGMHYETDRLVFRPFVPQAFQGPRKLTNFRYRGAVLDVEMNGFGNEIQTITLDGQPLPDAAVPATLTGRHALRIVLRSQAPAAAPVNRVANRFSPETPQVTYAKNRLSWAPVAGAKSYKVLKNAQVITANANPATGWPVPTAAFAEYQVVAVDAQGLESFASEPVAVAGEGVGPQLVPLVTVAPKSKLPYQGFTGAGFVETSTTKNAALAIPVTVPEAGLYALDFRYANGNGPINTENKCAIRTLRSGAGALLGTVVLPQRGTGEWSNWGFTNPLLVRLEKGKNTLRLALEPANTNMNIAVNQAMLDYLRVQRVQ